In Burkholderia savannae, one genomic interval encodes:
- the der gene encoding ribosome biogenesis GTPase Der → MKPVIALVGRPNVGKSTLFNRLTRSRDALVADLPGLTRDRHYGEGRVGARPYLVVDTGGFEPVAKDGILHEMARQTRQAVEEADVVVFIVDGRNGLAPQDKSIADYLRKTGRPIFLVVNKAEGMKYTAVASDFYELGLGDPRAISAAHGDGVTDMINEALEVAYAGQPEESEEDAAARGVKIAIVGRPNVGKSTLVNTLIGEDRVIAFDMPGTTRDSIYVDFERNGKQYTLIDTAGLRRRGKVFEAIEKFSVVKTLQSISDANVVILLLDAQQDISDQDAHIAGFVVEQGRALVVGVNKWDGLDSHVRERTKADLTRKLKFLEFAKFHFISAAEKTGIGALMRSVDDAYAAAMKKLPTPKLTRALIEAVEFQQPRRRGPVRPKLRYAHQGGQNPPIIVIHGNALDAVTETYKRYLENRFRETFSLTGTPLRIEFRSSTNPYADKG, encoded by the coding sequence ATGAAACCGGTCATTGCCCTCGTTGGGCGCCCCAATGTGGGGAAATCCACGCTGTTCAACCGGCTCACGCGTTCGCGCGATGCGCTGGTCGCCGATCTGCCCGGCTTGACGCGCGATCGCCACTACGGCGAGGGGCGGGTCGGCGCGCGGCCGTATCTCGTCGTCGACACGGGCGGCTTCGAGCCCGTCGCGAAGGACGGCATCCTGCACGAGATGGCGCGGCAGACGCGCCAGGCGGTCGAGGAGGCGGACGTCGTCGTGTTCATCGTCGACGGCCGCAACGGCCTCGCGCCGCAGGACAAGTCGATCGCCGACTACCTGCGCAAGACCGGACGGCCGATCTTCCTCGTCGTCAACAAGGCCGAGGGGATGAAATACACGGCGGTCGCGTCGGATTTCTACGAGCTCGGCCTGGGCGACCCGCGCGCGATTTCGGCCGCGCACGGCGACGGCGTGACCGACATGATCAACGAGGCGCTCGAGGTCGCGTACGCGGGCCAGCCGGAAGAGAGCGAAGAGGACGCGGCCGCGCGCGGCGTCAAGATCGCGATCGTCGGCCGGCCGAACGTCGGCAAGTCGACGCTCGTCAACACGCTGATCGGCGAAGATCGCGTGATCGCGTTCGACATGCCGGGCACGACGCGCGATTCGATCTATGTCGATTTCGAGCGCAACGGCAAGCAGTACACGCTGATCGACACGGCGGGCCTGCGCCGCCGCGGCAAGGTGTTCGAGGCGATCGAGAAGTTCTCGGTCGTGAAGACGCTGCAGTCGATCTCCGACGCGAACGTCGTGATTCTTCTGCTCGATGCGCAGCAGGACATTTCCGATCAGGACGCGCACATCGCGGGCTTCGTCGTCGAGCAGGGGCGCGCGCTCGTCGTCGGCGTGAACAAGTGGGACGGGCTCGATTCGCACGTGCGCGAGCGCACGAAGGCCGATCTCACGCGCAAGCTGAAATTCCTCGAATTCGCGAAGTTCCATTTCATTTCGGCTGCGGAGAAGACGGGCATCGGAGCGCTGATGCGCTCGGTCGACGACGCATACGCGGCCGCGATGAAGAAGCTGCCGACACCGAAGCTCACGCGCGCGCTGATCGAGGCGGTCGAGTTCCAGCAGCCGCGCCGCCGCGGCCCGGTGCGGCCGAAGCTGCGCTATGCGCACCAGGGCGGACAGAACCCGCCCATCATCGTGATCCACGGCAATGCGCTCGACGCCGTGACCGAGACGTACAAGCGCTATCTCGAGAATCGTTTCCGAGAAACTTTCTCGCTGACGGGCACTCCATTGCGCATAGAGTTCCGCTCGTCGACCAATCCTTACGCCGACAAGGGCTGA
- the hfq gene encoding RNA chaperone Hfq has protein sequence MSNKGQLLQDPFLNALRKEHVPVSIYLVNGIKLQGNIESFDQYVVLLRNTVTQMVYKHAISTVVPARPVNFHPDAEAAS, from the coding sequence ATGAGCAACAAAGGGCAATTGTTACAAGACCCGTTTTTGAACGCACTGCGTAAAGAGCATGTACCGGTTTCGATTTATCTCGTCAACGGCATCAAGCTCCAAGGGAACATCGAATCGTTCGACCAGTACGTCGTGTTGCTCAGGAACACGGTTACTCAAATGGTTTACAAGCACGCCATTTCGACGGTCGTGCCGGCGCGTCCGGTGAACTTCCACCCGGATGCGGAAGCAGCGTCCTAA
- the hflX gene encoding GTPase HflX, which produces MINAALVGIDFGKTDFEASLEELSLLASSAGAHPAVTLTGRRASPDAAMFVGSGKAEELRLACEANDVEIVIFNHALAPAQQRNLERMLNRRVVDRTSLILDIFAQRARSHEGKLQVELAQLQYLATRLIRAWTHLERQKGGIGLRGPGETQLETDRRLIGERIKMLKSRLDKLRRQHHTQRRQRVRSGTMSVSLVGYTNAGKSTLFNALTKAQAYAADQLFATLDTTSRRVYLGDEVGQIVVSDTVGFIRELPHQLVAAFRATLEETIHADLLLHVVDASSAVRLEQIEQVNEVLHEIGADSIRQILVFNKIDAVPELAARGGAVERDEYGNISRVFLSARTGQGLDSLRAAIAEIATAEHLVGAVPLDGAPALPHEDHPVSEHGR; this is translated from the coding sequence TTGATCAACGCAGCGTTAGTAGGCATCGATTTCGGCAAGACCGATTTCGAAGCCAGTCTCGAAGAACTCAGCCTGCTCGCCTCCAGCGCGGGCGCCCATCCCGCCGTCACGCTGACGGGCCGCCGTGCGAGCCCCGACGCCGCCATGTTCGTCGGCAGCGGCAAAGCCGAGGAACTGCGGCTTGCCTGCGAAGCGAACGACGTCGAAATCGTCATCTTCAATCACGCGCTCGCTCCCGCGCAGCAACGCAACCTGGAACGGATGCTTAATCGGCGCGTTGTCGATCGCACGAGCCTCATTCTCGATATTTTCGCCCAGCGCGCGCGCAGCCACGAAGGCAAGCTGCAGGTGGAGCTCGCGCAGCTGCAATATCTTGCGACCCGACTGATTCGGGCCTGGACCCACCTCGAGCGGCAAAAGGGGGGGATCGGCCTGCGCGGTCCCGGCGAAACGCAGCTCGAAACCGACCGCCGCCTGATCGGCGAGCGCATCAAGATGCTGAAGTCGCGGCTCGACAAGCTGCGCCGTCAGCATCACACGCAGCGCCGGCAGCGGGTGCGTAGCGGCACGATGTCGGTGTCGCTCGTCGGCTACACGAACGCGGGCAAGTCGACGCTCTTCAATGCGCTCACGAAAGCGCAGGCATACGCGGCGGATCAGCTGTTCGCGACGCTCGACACGACGTCGCGGCGCGTGTATCTCGGCGACGAGGTCGGGCAGATCGTCGTGTCCGACACCGTCGGCTTCATTCGCGAGCTGCCGCACCAGCTCGTCGCGGCGTTTCGCGCGACGCTCGAGGAAACGATCCACGCGGATCTGCTGCTGCACGTCGTCGATGCGTCGAGCGCGGTGCGGCTCGAGCAGATCGAGCAGGTCAACGAGGTGCTGCACGAAATCGGGGCGGATTCTATCCGTCAGATTCTCGTGTTCAACAAGATCGACGCGGTGCCCGAGCTCGCGGCCCGCGGGGGCGCGGTCGAGCGGGACGAATATGGTAATATCTCGCGCGTCTTTTTGAGCGCGCGCACGGGCCAGGGTCTGGACTCGCTGCGTGCCGCCATTGCCGAGATCGCCACCGCGGAACATCTTGTCGGCGCCGTGCCGCTCGACGGCGCGCCGGCGCTACCACACGAAGACCACCCGGTTTCCGAACACGGGCGCTGA